The following proteins come from a genomic window of Salvia hispanica cultivar TCC Black 2014 chromosome 4, UniMelb_Shisp_WGS_1.0, whole genome shotgun sequence:
- the LOC125220533 gene encoding agglutinin-2-like, translating into MATSLQTLISLLSATALIFLTMATAKRPPPKGTVSFSYDFHGVQPTDLTFQGDAHFPSQDSYLRLTNTNENGNALELRVGRVLYTNPITFLGKRGKASFESTVKFIITPNTNYEYPPADGLVFFITAPNSTPNEPGGSFGVFDQSGKNPLVFAVEFDIFINEDFDPNYRHVGIDIQSQVSSNTTAVDDAIVGQAVTATINYNAATNLISVCGSAGGKAFEVSYVYDLSSFLPEQVQVGISGATGGLSAIHDLISWSFTSTMGHKKHN; encoded by the coding sequence ATGGCTACTTCCctccaaaccctaatttctcTTCTTTCCGCCACAGCCCTAATTTTCCTCACCATGGCAACCGCGAAGCGTCCGCCCCCCAAAGGGACGGTCTCCTTCTCGTACGACTTCCACGGCGTGCAACCAACTGACCTAACCTTCCAAGGCGACGCCCATTTCCCATCCCAAGACTCTTACCTCCGCCTAACAAACACCAACGAAAACGGCAACGCACTAGAACTCCGCGTCGGCCGAGTCTTGTACACCAATCCAATTACATTTTTGGGGAAACGGGGGAAAGCCAGCTTCGAATCCACCGTGAAATTCATCATCACGCCCAACACCAATTACGAGTACCCACCGGCTGACGGCCTCGTCTTCTTCATCACGGCCCCCAACTCCACCCCCAACGAGCCCGGTGGCAGCTTCGGAGTCTTTGACCAATCCGGCAAAAACCCCTTGGTTTTCGCAGTGGAATTCGACATCTTCATCAATGAAGATTTCGATCCAAACTATCGCCACGTTGGGATCGACATCCAGTCTCAGGTATCCAGCAACACTACCGCGGTCGACGACGCGATCGTCGGTCAGGCGGTGACTGCCACCATCAACTACAATGCAGCCACCAATTTGATAAGCGTTTGTGGCAGCGCCGGTGGGAAGGCCTTTGAGGTGAGCTATGTGTATGATTTGAGCTCGTTTCTTCCTGAGCAGGTTCAGGTCGGGATCTCCGGCGCCACCGGAGGATTATCCGCCATTCATGATCTCATCTCTTGGTCTTTCACTTCCACCATGGGGCACAAGAAGCACAATTGa